One genomic segment of Peromyscus leucopus breed LL Stock chromosome 23, UCI_PerLeu_2.1, whole genome shotgun sequence includes these proteins:
- the LOC114699110 gene encoding 60S ribosomal protein L23-like, producing MSKRGRGGSSGVKFRISLGLLVGAVINCADNTGAKSLCIISVKGIKGRLNRLPAAGVGDMGMATVKKGNPELRKKVHPAVVIRQRKSYRRKDGVFLYFEENAGVIANNKGEMEGSAITGPVAKECADSWPRIASSAGSIA from the coding sequence ATGTCGAAGCGAGGACGTGGTGGGTCCTCCGGAGTGAAATTCCGGATTTCCCTGGGTCTTCTGGTAGGAGCTGTGATCAACTGTGCTGACAATACAGGAGCCAAAAGTTTGTGTATCATCTCTGTGAAGGGAATCAAGGGACGACTGAACAGACTTCCTGCTGCTGGTGTGGGCGACATGGGGATGGCCACGGTTAAGAAAGGCAACCCAGAACTAAGAAAAAAGGTCCATCCAGCGGTGGTAATTCGACAACGAAAGTCGTATCGAAGAAAAGATGGggtctttctttattttgaagaaaatgcaGGGGTGATAGCAAACAATAAAGGCGAGATGGAAGGTTCTGCTATCACAGGTCCAGTCGCAAAGGAGTGTGCAGACTCGTGGCCCAGGATTGCATCCAGTGCAGGCAGCATTGCATGA